From the Roseateles sp. XES5 genome, one window contains:
- a CDS encoding biotin--[acetyl-CoA-carboxylase] ligase has protein sequence MSLDDFRHEALTDVGSTNTECLERARKGALSGLWITADRQTGGRGRRGRAWFSEPGNLYASLLLIDAAPMERLGSLPLAVAVAVQDAVSRVMPLDGAEVLVKWPNDILIERRKVCGILIEGETLPDGRHALVIGIGINVAVAPDAGLYPVATLRDFAVSASPDELFAHLFQSMAETLSLWHRGRGIAAIMERWKAVAGGVGENITVNLPDRSISGRFAGIDDTGLLKLETDDGGTRLIAAGDVFFG, from the coding sequence ATGTCGCTCGACGACTTCCGGCACGAGGCGCTCACCGATGTGGGCTCGACCAATACGGAATGCCTGGAGCGCGCCCGAAAGGGCGCGCTTTCCGGTCTCTGGATCACCGCCGACCGGCAGACGGGCGGGCGCGGCCGGCGCGGGCGCGCCTGGTTCTCCGAGCCCGGCAATCTCTATGCCTCGCTGCTCCTGATCGATGCCGCGCCGATGGAGCGGCTCGGCTCCCTGCCGCTCGCCGTTGCCGTCGCGGTGCAGGACGCCGTCAGCCGCGTCATGCCGCTGGATGGCGCCGAGGTGCTGGTCAAGTGGCCGAACGACATCCTTATCGAGCGCCGCAAGGTCTGCGGCATCCTGATCGAGGGCGAGACCCTGCCCGACGGGCGGCATGCGCTCGTCATCGGCATCGGCATCAATGTCGCCGTCGCGCCGGATGCGGGGCTCTATCCCGTGGCGACGCTGCGCGATTTCGCGGTCTCCGCATCGCCCGACGAACTCTTCGCCCATCTCTTCCAGTCGATGGCCGAAACGCTGTCGCTGTGGCACCGCGGACGGGGCATCGCGGCCATCATGGAGCGCTGGAAAGCGGTCGCCGGCGGGGTGGGGGAAAACATCACGGTCAACCTGCCCGACCGTTCTATTTCCGGGCGCTTTGCCGGAATTGATGATACAGGTCTCCTGAAATTGGAAACCGATGACGGCGGCACGCGGCTGATCGCGGCCGGCGATGTGTTTTTTGGATAG
- the nuoN gene encoding NADH-quinone oxidoreductase subunit NuoN produces MTADTILASLQLSTPEIILAVGGLVLLMIGVFSGERSGTTVTGLAVALLIIAGLWLVLATGEGQAYGGAFVSDAFAKFMKVLSLIGSITAMVMTVGHARSDQLDRFEFPVLVVLSTLGMLLMISANSLLSLYLALELQSLALYVVAAINRDSLRSTEAGLKYFVLGALSSGMLLYGMSLVYGFTGHIGFQDIAAALSAEGRSLGLVFGLVFILAGLAFKISAVPFHMWTPDVYEGAPTPVTAFFAAAPKVAAMAMLVRIVIDAFQPVVADWQQVIVFISIASMLLGSFAAIGQRNIKRLMAYSSIGHMGYALVGLAAGSMAGVRGVALYMLIYMVMTLGTFAIILAMRRKEGGNVENIDDLAGLSSTNPFMATVMTILMFSLAGIPPMAGFFAKYFVFMAAIEAQLYALAIIGVLASVVGAFYYLRVIKVMFFDEPTGEFARTSGELKLVFGLSGLFVLGYFLIGGPIGNAAEVAARTFF; encoded by the coding sequence ATGACTGCTGATACTATCCTCGCCAGCCTTCAGCTCTCGACGCCCGAGATCATTCTCGCCGTCGGCGGTCTGGTCCTGCTGATGATCGGTGTGTTCTCGGGCGAACGCTCGGGCACCACCGTCACTGGCCTTGCCGTCGCGCTCCTCATCATCGCCGGTCTCTGGCTCGTGCTCGCCACGGGCGAGGGCCAGGCCTATGGCGGCGCCTTCGTCTCCGACGCCTTCGCCAAGTTCATGAAGGTCCTGTCGCTGATCGGCTCCATCACCGCCATGGTCATGACCGTCGGCCACGCCCGCTCCGACCAGCTCGACCGTTTCGAGTTCCCGGTGCTCGTCGTGCTCTCGACGCTCGGCATGCTGCTGATGATCTCGGCCAACAGCCTGCTGTCGCTCTACCTCGCGCTGGAACTCCAGTCGCTCGCCCTCTACGTGGTCGCCGCGATCAACCGCGACAGCCTGCGCTCGACGGAAGCGGGCTTGAAGTATTTCGTGCTCGGCGCGCTCTCCTCGGGCATGCTGCTCTACGGCATGTCGCTGGTCTATGGCTTCACCGGCCATATCGGCTTCCAGGACATCGCCGCCGCGCTCTCTGCCGAGGGCCGTTCGCTCGGCCTCGTCTTCGGCCTGGTGTTCATCCTTGCCGGCCTTGCCTTCAAGATCTCGGCCGTGCCGTTCCACATGTGGACGCCGGACGTCTATGAAGGCGCGCCGACCCCGGTGACGGCCTTCTTCGCCGCCGCCCCCAAGGTCGCCGCCATGGCCATGCTGGTGCGCATCGTCATCGACGCCTTCCAGCCGGTCGTCGCCGACTGGCAGCAGGTCATCGTCTTCATCTCGATCGCCTCGATGCTGCTCGGCTCCTTCGCGGCCATCGGCCAGCGCAACATCAAGCGCCTGATGGCCTATTCCTCCATCGGCCACATGGGCTACGCGCTGGTCGGCCTTGCCGCCGGCTCCATGGCCGGCGTGCGCGGCGTCGCGCTCTACATGCTCATCTACATGGTCATGACGCTCGGCACCTTCGCCATCATCCTCGCCATGCGCCGCAAGGAAGGCGGCAATGTCGAGAATATCGACGATCTCGCGGGCCTGTCCTCGACCAATCCGTTCATGGCCACCGTCATGACGATCCTGATGTTCTCGCTCGCCGGCATCCCGCCGATGGCAGGCTTCTTCGCCAAGTACTTCGTGTTCATGGCGGCCATCGAAGCCCAGCTCTACGCGCTCGCCATCATCGGCGTGCTCGCCTCGGTCGTCGGCGCCTTCTACTACCTGCGCGTCATCAAGGTCATGTTCTTTGACGAGCCGACCGGTGAATTCGCCCGCACCTCGGGCGAGCTGAAGCTGGTCTTCGGCCTGTCCGGTCTCTTCGTGCTCGGCTACTTCCTGATCGGCGGACCGATCGGCAATGCGGCGGAAGTCGCGGCGCGGACCTTCTTTTGA
- a CDS encoding NADH-quinone oxidoreductase subunit M — MTDWPILSAVTFLPLVGVALLLLTREDSPYGRRNILNVAMLTTVFTFVLSLFIWAGFDYSNPGFQMTEKHDWLGTGISYHLGVDGISMLFVILSTFLMPFCVLASWHSVEKRLKEYMIAFLLLEVFMVGVFVSLDIVLFYVFFEATLIPMYIIIGVWGGPRRVYAAFKFFLYTLAGSLLMLIALLYLYLQSGGSFDIQTWHKLPLPLNAQTLLFFAFFAAFAVKVPMWPVHTWLPDAHVEAPTGGSVVLAAIMLKLGAYGFLRFSMPMFPLASDYFAPFVFALSVIAIIYTSLVAMMQDDIKKLIAYSSVAHMGYVTMGIFAANAQGLQGAIFQMLSHGIVSGALFLCVGVVYDRLHTREIAAYGGLVNNMPKYAVAFMIFTMANVGLPGTSGFVGEIMTLLGAFRANTWVAFFATTGVILSASYALWLYRRVIFGALEKESLKSLLDLSGREKALLYPLVILTIFFGVYPAPVFDVTAASVDALLNQYSAALQAAQSVALSAN, encoded by the coding sequence ATGACCGATTGGCCCATTCTTTCAGCGGTCACCTTCCTCCCGCTCGTCGGCGTGGCGCTTCTGCTGCTGACCCGCGAGGACAGCCCGTACGGCCGCCGCAACATCCTGAACGTCGCGATGCTGACGACGGTCTTCACCTTCGTGCTCTCGCTCTTCATCTGGGCCGGCTTCGATTATTCGAACCCCGGCTTCCAGATGACCGAGAAGCATGACTGGCTCGGCACCGGCATTTCCTACCATCTCGGCGTCGACGGCATCTCCATGCTGTTCGTCATCCTCTCGACCTTCCTGATGCCGTTCTGCGTGCTCGCAAGCTGGCACTCGGTCGAGAAGCGCCTGAAGGAATACATGATCGCCTTCCTGCTGCTGGAAGTGTTCATGGTCGGCGTCTTCGTCTCGCTCGACATCGTTCTCTTCTACGTCTTCTTCGAAGCGACCCTGATCCCGATGTACATCATCATCGGCGTCTGGGGCGGCCCGCGCCGCGTGTATGCGGCCTTCAAGTTCTTCCTGTACACCCTGGCCGGCTCGCTGCTGATGCTGATCGCCCTGCTGTACCTGTACCTGCAGAGCGGCGGCAGCTTCGACATCCAGACCTGGCACAAGCTGCCCCTGCCGCTGAACGCGCAGACCCTGCTGTTCTTCGCCTTCTTTGCGGCCTTCGCCGTCAAGGTGCCGATGTGGCCGGTCCACACCTGGCTGCCGGATGCCCACGTGGAAGCGCCCACCGGCGGTTCCGTGGTGCTGGCCGCCATCATGCTGAAGCTGGGTGCCTACGGCTTCCTGCGCTTCTCCATGCCCATGTTCCCGCTCGCCTCCGACTATTTCGCGCCCTTCGTCTTCGCGCTGTCGGTCATCGCCATCATCTACACCTCGCTGGTCGCGATGATGCAGGACGACATCAAGAAGCTGATCGCCTATTCGTCGGTCGCGCATATGGGCTATGTCACCATGGGCATCTTCGCGGCCAACGCGCAGGGTCTCCAGGGCGCCATCTTCCAGATGCTCTCGCACGGCATCGTCTCCGGCGCGCTCTTCCTTTGCGTCGGCGTCGTCTACGACCGCCTGCACACCCGCGAGATCGCGGCCTATGGCGGCCTCGTCAACAACATGCCGAAATACGCCGTCGCCTTCATGATCTTCACCATGGCCAATGTCGGCCTGCCGGGCACCTCGGGCTTCGTCGGCGAAATCATGACCCTGCTCGGCGCCTTCCGCGCCAACACCTGGGTCGCGTTCTTCGCCACCACCGGCGTCATCCTGTCGGCCTCCTACGCGCTGTGGCTCTACCGCCGCGTGATCTTCGGTGCGCTGGAGAAGGAAAGCCTGAAGTCGCTGCTCGACCTGTCGGGCCGTGAAAAGGCGCTGCTCTACCCGCTGGTGATCCTGACGATCTTCTTCGGTGTCTATCCGGCGCCGGTCTTCGATGTGACGGCGGCTTCGGTCGACGCGCTTCTCAATCAATACTCCGCGGCTCTGCAAGCGGCGCAATCCGTTGCGCTCTCGGCGAACTGA
- the nuoL gene encoding NADH-quinone oxidoreductase subunit L: MDTIIKAIVFLPLIGFLIAGLGGNAIGAKASEYVTSGFMIIATVLSWIVFFDVALGETEMIKVGVLRWIQSGGFDVEWAFRVDTLTAVMLVVVNSVSTLVHVYSIGYMHHDPHRPRFFAYLSLFTFAMLMLVTSDNLLQMFFGWEGVGLASYLLIGFWYKKPSASAAAMKAFIVNRVGDFGFALGIFSVFVLFGSINFETIFATAATYLPAEGAADAAEPVINLFGMSLDKSQALTATCLLLFIGAMGKSAQFPLHVWLPDSMEGPTPISALIHAATMVTAGIFMVSRFSPLFELSDTALNFVLVIGAITALFMGFMGIIQNDIKRVVAYSTLSQLGYMTVALGVSAYSVAVFHLMTHAFFKALLFLGAGSVIHAVDGEQDMRYMGGLRKHIPVTFWMMTIGTLALTGVGIPGTVIGFAGFFSKDAIIESAFASHSPVAGFAFVLLVIAALFTSFYSWRLAFLTFFGKPRASADVMHHVHESPAVMLIPLYLLAAGAVAAGVIFVEYFYGHHYEEFWQGAIFTGPENHLVHEFHNVPKWVKWSPFAAMAIGFVTAWYMYIRSPETPKALAEQHRGLYQFLLNKWYFDELYDAIFVRPAKALGKFLWKKGDGAVIDGLGPNGIAARVVDVTNRVVRLQTGYLYHYAFAMLLGIAALVTWMMLGSSL, encoded by the coding sequence ATGGATACCATCATCAAGGCAATCGTCTTTCTTCCGCTGATCGGCTTCCTGATCGCCGGTCTCGGCGGCAATGCCATCGGCGCCAAGGCGTCCGAATACGTCACCTCCGGCTTCATGATCATTGCGACCGTCCTGTCCTGGATCGTCTTCTTCGACGTCGCCCTGGGCGAGACCGAAATGATCAAGGTCGGCGTGCTGCGCTGGATCCAGTCCGGCGGCTTCGACGTCGAATGGGCGTTCCGCGTCGACACGCTGACGGCCGTCATGCTCGTCGTCGTGAACTCGGTCTCGACCCTCGTTCACGTCTATTCCATCGGCTACATGCACCACGACCCGCATCGGCCGCGCTTCTTCGCCTATCTCTCGCTCTTCACCTTCGCCATGCTCATGCTGGTGACGTCGGACAATCTCTTGCAGATGTTCTTCGGCTGGGAAGGCGTGGGCCTGGCGTCGTACCTGCTGATCGGCTTCTGGTACAAGAAGCCCTCGGCCAGCGCCGCCGCCATGAAGGCCTTCATCGTCAACCGCGTCGGCGACTTCGGCTTCGCGCTCGGCATCTTCTCGGTCTTCGTGCTGTTCGGCTCGATCAATTTCGAGACGATCTTCGCCACCGCCGCCACCTACCTGCCGGCCGAAGGCGCTGCGGATGCCGCCGAACCCGTCATCAATCTCTTCGGCATGAGCCTCGACAAGTCGCAGGCCCTGACCGCCACCTGCCTGCTGCTCTTCATCGGCGCCATGGGCAAGTCGGCCCAGTTCCCGCTGCATGTGTGGCTGCCGGACTCCATGGAAGGCCCGACCCCGATCTCGGCCCTGATCCACGCCGCTACCATGGTGACGGCCGGCATCTTCATGGTCAGCCGCTTCAGCCCCCTGTTCGAGCTCTCGGACACCGCGCTGAACTTCGTGCTGGTCATCGGTGCCATCACGGCCCTGTTCATGGGCTTCATGGGCATCATCCAGAACGACATCAAGCGCGTGGTCGCCTACTCGACCCTGTCGCAGCTGGGCTATATGACCGTGGCCCTGGGCGTGTCGGCCTACTCGGTCGCCGTGTTCCACCTGATGACGCACGCCTTCTTCAAGGCCCTGCTGTTCCTGGGTGCCGGCTCGGTGATCCACGCCGTCGATGGCGAACAGGACATGCGTTACATGGGCGGCCTTCGCAAGCATATCCCGGTCACCTTCTGGATGATGACGATCGGCACGCTGGCGCTGACGGGCGTCGGCATCCCGGGCACCGTCATCGGCTTTGCCGGCTTCTTCTCGAAGGATGCGATCATCGAGAGCGCCTTCGCCTCGCACAGCCCGGTCGCAGGCTTTGCCTTCGTGCTCCTGGTCATCGCCGCGCTCTTCACCAGCTTCTACTCCTGGCGTCTCGCCTTCCTGACCTTCTTCGGCAAGCCGCGCGCCTCCGCCGACGTCATGCACCACGTGCATGAGTCCCCGGCGGTCATGCTGATCCCGCTCTACCTGCTCGCCGCAGGCGCGGTCGCCGCCGGTGTGATCTTCGTGGAATATTTCTACGGCCATCACTACGAGGAGTTCTGGCAGGGCGCGATCTTCACGGGTCCGGAAAACCACCTCGTGCACGAGTTCCACAATGTGCCGAAGTGGGTGAAGTGGAGCCCGTTCGCGGCCATGGCCATCGGCTTCGTCACGGCCTGGTACATGTACATCCGCTCGCCGGAAACCCCGAAGGCCCTCGCAGAGCAGCACCGCGGTCTCTACCAGTTCCTGCTCAACAAGTGGTACTTCGACGAACTCTACGACGCCATCTTCGTCCGTCCGGCGAAGGCGCTCGGCAAGTTCCTCTGGAAGAAGGGTGACGGCGCCGTCATCGACGGTCTCGGCCCGAACGGCATCGCCGCCCGCGTCGTCGACGTCACCAACCGCGTCGTCCGTCTCCAGACCGGTTACCTCTATCACTACGCATTCGCGATGCTGCTGGGTATTGCAGCACTCGTTACCTGGATGATGCTCGGGAGCTCCCTCTGA
- the nuoK gene encoding NADH-quinone oxidoreductase subunit NuoK, translating to MEIGISHYLTVSAILFVLGVFGIFLNRKNVIVILMSIELILLSVNINMVAFSAFLNDMVGQVFALFILTVAAAEAAIGLAILVVFYRNRGSIAVEDVNMMKG from the coding sequence ATGGAAATCGGTATTTCCCACTATCTCACCGTCAGCGCCATCCTCTTCGTCCTCGGCGTCTTCGGCATCTTCCTGAACCGGAAGAACGTCATCGTCATCCTGATGTCGATCGAACTGATCCTGCTGTCGGTCAACATCAACATGGTCGCGTTCTCGGCCTTCCTGAACGATATGGTCGGCCAGGTCTTCGCGCTGTTCATTCTGACCGTCGCGGCTGCGGAAGCGGCCATCGGTCTTGCAATTCTCGTCGTCTTCTACCGTAACCGCGGTTCGATCGCCGTCGAAGACGTCAATATGATGAAGGGCTGA
- a CDS encoding NADH-quinone oxidoreductase subunit J: MGLQALFFYLFAFVAVASAFMVIASRNPVYSVLFLILTFFNSAGLFLLTGAEFLAMILLVVYVGAVAVLFLFVVMMLDIDFAALRAGVLDYAPVGALIGVILAIELIVVIGGSTLSPEIAANASMPIPPISERTNTAALGDVLYTTYVYYFQIAGLVLLVAMIGAIVLTLRHRENIKRQDIPTQVARSPATAVEVVKVKPGQGI; the protein is encoded by the coding sequence ATGGGTCTGCAGGCTCTATTCTTCTATCTGTTCGCCTTCGTGGCGGTGGCGTCCGCCTTCATGGTGATCGCGTCCAGGAACCCGGTCTATTCCGTGCTGTTCCTGATCCTCACCTTCTTCAATTCGGCGGGCCTCTTCCTCCTGACGGGCGCCGAGTTCCTGGCGATGATCCTGCTGGTCGTCTATGTCGGCGCCGTCGCGGTTCTCTTCCTCTTCGTCGTCATGATGCTCGACATCGATTTCGCCGCGCTGCGTGCGGGCGTTCTCGACTATGCCCCGGTCGGCGCGCTGATCGGCGTGATCCTCGCCATCGAACTGATCGTCGTCATCGGCGGCTCGACGCTCTCGCCCGAGATCGCCGCCAATGCCTCGATGCCGATCCCGCCGATCAGCGAGCGCACCAACACCGCCGCGCTCGGCGACGTGCTCTACACGACCTACGTCTACTACTTCCAGATCGCCGGCCTCGTCCTGCTCGTCGCCATGATCGGCGCGATCGTGCTGACGCTGCGCCATCGCGAAAACATCAAGCGCCAGGACATCCCGACACAGGTCGCCCGCTCGCCGGCAACCGCTGTCGAGGTCGTCAAGGTGAAGCCCGGACAGGGCATCTGA
- the nuoI gene encoding NADH-quinone oxidoreductase subunit NuoI, producing the protein MASLSQAVNSLFLKEFVGAFFLSMRYFFRPKATVNYPFEKTPLSPRFRGLHALRRYENGEERCIACKLCEAVCPAMAITIESDVRADGSRRTTRYDIDLTKCIFCGFCEESCPVDSIVEGPNFEFSTETREELYYDKQKLLENGDRWEREIARNIAMDSPYR; encoded by the coding sequence ATGGCTAGTCTTTCGCAAGCCGTAAATTCGCTGTTCCTGAAGGAATTCGTCGGCGCGTTCTTCCTGTCGATGCGCTACTTCTTCCGCCCCAAGGCGACGGTGAACTATCCCTTCGAAAAGACCCCGCTGTCGCCGCGCTTCCGTGGCCTGCACGCCCTGCGCCGTTACGAGAACGGTGAGGAGCGCTGCATCGCCTGCAAGCTCTGCGAGGCGGTCTGCCCGGCGATGGCCATCACCATCGAGTCGGATGTGCGTGCCGACGGTTCGCGCCGCACCACGCGCTACGACATCGACCTGACCAAGTGCATCTTCTGCGGCTTCTGCGAGGAAAGCTGCCCGGTGGACTCCATCGTCGAAGGTCCGAACTTCGAGTTCTCGACCGAGACGCGCGAAGAGCTCTACTACGACAAGCAGAAGCTCCTCGAGAACGGCGATCGCTGGGAGCGGGAAATCGCCCGCAACATCGCTATGGATTCGCCTTACCGCTGA
- the nuoH gene encoding NADH-quinone oxidoreductase subunit NuoH, with product MDAFVSTYVWPAVIMIAQSLLLLVALLVFIAYVLLADRKIWAAVQLRRGPNVVGPWGLFQSFADLLKFVFKEPVIPATANKVIFLLAPLVSVTLALATWAVVPLNNGWVIANINVGILYIFAISSLEVYGIIMGGWASNSKYPFLGALRSAAQMVSYEVSIGFVIVTVLLCVGSLNLTDIVMSQNDGLGTRLGLPASFLDWHWLALFPMFVVFFISALAETNRPPFDLPEAESELVAGFMVEYGSTPYMMFMLGEYAAICLMCALTTILFLGGWLPPVDVWFLNWVPGIIWFVLKASFVFFMFAMVKAFVPRYRYDQLMRLGWKVFLPISLAMVVIVAFVLKLTGWSA from the coding sequence ATGGACGCTTTCGTTTCGACCTATGTCTGGCCCGCGGTGATCATGATCGCCCAGTCGCTTCTGCTGCTGGTCGCGCTTCTGGTCTTCATCGCCTATGTCCTTCTTGCCGACCGCAAGATCTGGGCGGCCGTTCAGCTGCGCCGCGGCCCGAACGTCGTCGGTCCCTGGGGCCTGTTCCAGTCCTTCGCCGACCTTCTGAAGTTCGTCTTCAAGGAGCCGGTCATTCCGGCGACGGCGAACAAGGTGATCTTCCTGCTCGCCCCGCTCGTCTCCGTGACGCTGGCGCTCGCCACCTGGGCGGTCGTGCCGCTCAACAATGGCTGGGTGATCGCCAACATCAATGTCGGCATCCTCTACATCTTCGCGATTTCCTCGCTCGAAGTGTACGGCATCATCATGGGCGGCTGGGCGTCCAACTCCAAGTACCCGTTCCTCGGCGCGCTTCGCTCCGCCGCGCAGATGGTGTCCTATGAAGTCTCCATCGGCTTCGTCATCGTCACCGTGCTGCTCTGCGTCGGCTCGCTGAACCTGACCGATATCGTCATGTCGCAGAACGACGGCCTCGGCACGCGCCTCGGCCTGCCGGCCTCCTTCCTCGACTGGCACTGGCTGGCGCTGTTCCCGATGTTCGTGGTGTTCTTCATCTCGGCGCTCGCCGAGACGAACCGCCCGCCCTTCGACCTTCCGGAAGCCGAATCCGAACTCGTCGCCGGCTTCATGGTCGAATACGGCTCGACCCCGTACATGATGTTCATGCTCGGCGAATATGCCGCCATCTGCCTGATGTGCGCGCTGACCACGATCCTCTTCCTCGGCGGCTGGCTGCCCCCGGTCGACGTCTGGTTCCTCAACTGGGTCCCGGGCATCATCTGGTTCGTTCTGAAGGCGTCCTTCGTCTTCTTCATGTTCGCGATGGTGAAGGCCTTCGTGCCGCGCTACCGCTACGACCAGCTCATGCGCCTCGGCTGGAAGGTCTTCCTGCCGATCTCGCTGGCCATGGTCGTCATCGTTGCATTCGTGCTGAAGCTCACGGGCTGGTCCGCATGA
- the nuoG gene encoding NADH-quinone oxidoreductase subunit NuoG, with translation MAKLKVDGKEIEVPDHFTLLQACEEAGAEVPRFCFHERLSVAGNCRMCLVEVKGGPPKPAASCAMSVRDLRPGPNGEAPEVFTTTPMVKKAREGVMEFLLINHPLDCPICDQGGECDLQDQAMAFGIDSSRYAENKRAVEDKYIGPLVKTIMNRCIHCTRCVRFTTEVAGITELGLIGRGEDAEITTYLEQAMTSELQGNVVDLCPVGALTSKPFAFTARPWELNKTESVDVMDAVGSAIRVDTRGREVMRILPRVNEEINEEWISDKTRFIWDGLKTQRLDRPYVRKDGRLQPASWAEAFGAIKAAVAGKAGDRIGAIAGDLASVEEIYALRELMGALGSKNIDCRQDGSVLDPALGRASYLFNPTIQGIEQADALLIVGANPRLEAAVLNARIRKRWRMDNFPIGVIGEEGELRYGYDYLGAGTDTLSGLIDGSVKFAAKLKKAERPMIIVGQGALSRPDGLAVLSAVSALAAKVGAVKADWNGLAVLHTAASRVGGLDLGFVPGEGGKTAADMLTGTDVLFLLGADEMDFSKKSAFTVYIGSHGDNAAHVADVILPGATYTEKSGTWVNTEGRVQMGNRAGFAPGDAREDWAILRALSDVLGKKLPFDSLVQLRAKLYAAHPHFAAIDEIAAGDIADLSALAKKGGTMANSGFASPVKDFYLTNPIARASAVMAECSALARNNFKVAAE, from the coding sequence ATGGCAAAGCTGAAAGTCGACGGAAAAGAAATCGAAGTCCCGGATCACTTCACGCTGCTTCAGGCGTGTGAGGAGGCCGGCGCCGAGGTTCCGCGCTTCTGTTTCCACGAGCGGCTGTCGGTTGCCGGCAACTGCCGCATGTGCCTCGTCGAGGTGAAGGGCGGCCCGCCGAAGCCGGCGGCGTCCTGCGCCATGAGCGTCAGGGACCTGCGTCCCGGCCCGAACGGCGAAGCGCCGGAAGTCTTCACGACCACGCCGATGGTCAAGAAGGCGCGCGAAGGCGTCATGGAATTCCTGCTGATCAATCACCCGCTGGATTGCCCTATCTGCGACCAGGGCGGTGAATGCGACCTGCAGGACCAGGCGATGGCCTTCGGCATCGACAGTTCGCGCTATGCCGAAAACAAGCGCGCGGTCGAGGACAAGTATATCGGTCCGCTCGTCAAGACGATCATGAACCGCTGCATCCACTGCACGCGCTGCGTTCGCTTCACGACGGAAGTGGCCGGCATCACCGAGCTCGGCCTGATCGGCCGCGGCGAGGATGCCGAGATCACCACCTATCTCGAACAGGCGATGACCTCCGAGCTGCAGGGCAACGTGGTCGACCTTTGCCCGGTCGGCGCGCTCACCTCCAAGCCCTTCGCCTTCACGGCCCGTCCGTGGGAACTGAACAAGACCGAATCCGTCGACGTCATGGACGCCGTCGGCTCGGCGATCCGCGTCGACACGCGCGGCCGCGAAGTCATGCGCATCCTGCCGCGCGTCAATGAAGAGATCAACGAAGAGTGGATCTCCGACAAGACCCGCTTCATCTGGGATGGCCTGAAGACCCAGCGTCTCGACCGCCCCTATGTCCGCAAGGACGGCCGTCTCCAGCCGGCAAGCTGGGCCGAAGCCTTCGGCGCCATCAAGGCCGCCGTCGCCGGCAAGGCGGGCGATCGCATCGGCGCCATCGCCGGTGACCTCGCCTCCGTCGAGGAAATCTACGCGCTGCGCGAACTGATGGGCGCGCTCGGCTCGAAGAACATCGACTGCCGCCAGGACGGTTCGGTTCTCGATCCCGCGCTCGGCCGCGCCAGCTACCTCTTCAACCCGACCATCCAGGGCATCGAGCAGGCCGACGCGCTGCTCATCGTCGGCGCCAATCCGCGCCTCGAGGCGGCCGTGCTCAACGCCCGCATCCGCAAGCGCTGGCGCATGGACAACTTCCCGATCGGCGTGATCGGCGAAGAGGGCGAGCTGCGCTACGGCTACGACTATCTCGGCGCCGGCACGGACACGCTGTCCGGCCTCATCGACGGTTCGGTCAAGTTCGCCGCCAAGCTCAAGAAGGCCGAGCGCCCGATGATCATCGTCGGCCAGGGCGCGCTGTCGCGTCCCGACGGCCTTGCCGTTCTCTCGGCGGTCTCGGCGCTTGCCGCGAAGGTCGGCGCGGTGAAGGCGGACTGGAACGGCCTTGCCGTTCTCCACACCGCGGCCTCGCGCGTCGGCGGCCTCGACCTCGGCTTCGTGCCGGGCGAGGGCGGCAAGACGGCGGCCGACATGCTGACCGGCACGGACGTGCTGTTCCTGCTCGGCGCCGATGAAATGGACTTCTCGAAGAAGAGCGCCTTCACGGTCTATATCGGTTCGCACGGCGACAACGCGGCGCATGTCGCCGACGTCATCCTGCCGGGCGCGACCTATACCGAGAAGTCGGGCACCTGGGTCAACACCGAAGGCCGCGTCCAGATGGGCAACCGCGCCGGCTTCGCGCCGGGCGACGCCCGCGAGGACTGGGCGATCCTGCGTGCGCTTTCCGACGTGCTCGGCAAGAAGCTGCCCTTCGATTCGCTGGTGCAGCTGCGCGCAAAGCTCTATGCGGCGCACCCGCATTTCGCAGCGATCGACGAGATCGCAGCCGGCGATATCGCCGATCTTTCCGCACTTGCGAAAAAAGGCGGGACGATGGCGAATTCCGGGTTTGCGTCTCCGGTCAAAGACTTCTATTTGACGAACCCGATAGCGCGCGCCTCCGCGGTCATGGCCGAATGTTCGGCTCTGGCCCGCAACAATTTCAAAGTCGCGGCGGAATGA